The following coding sequences lie in one Apium graveolens cultivar Ventura chromosome 3, ASM990537v1, whole genome shotgun sequence genomic window:
- the LOC141713446 gene encoding putative E3 ubiquitin-protein ligase LIN-1 isoform X3: MDQNDIVRFLLTTVGSFIQDRLIDKEQRDQQKEQCAERLEAEDEKTEVRYSDQAVLANLDWGMDALEEAINTENVETKLARLDHAEKMLQVCAMLNSSQKTAGVPNFYLSAWAHLNLSYLWKLRNDVQNAVHHVLEMFCVDPLFSRIDFAPDLWKNLFLPHMSSIVGWYSEERQKIVMDAIPDSADMSFTADFDQYFNESLIFSVRPDQAEKMQNLEQVYGQALDDNTKLYAKYYKDCMNFDSATSKKLMPMMPIAEPPMTPMHEVSRSIPDHVKFGPALPKTAGFNQATKAKDSSINLRLKSASNSSRDLEDSANWDPEEGIPEEEEYESDNEPYVFVGSVDKGNNFSSNIGMEVNPKIGSKSSSQKHSPAVFTPADSPKAPTSRNSSPKADSHSKDSSSMLRLLSTRAMDGKVFASGSCSPLHQDTSSGDSDNGTPEHPKSVRTNHSRSVSYGKVNTQLLEKSFSNDCEEGSQSYISLPSSEKMTPHSRVPKDFVCPITGQIFYDPVTLETGQTYERKAIQEWTKRGNVTCPITRQHISANPLPKTNYVLKRLITSWKEQHPDLAQELSYSETPRSSFSAPPKDTPSVTTPSRTITLRDQRSRDDSNNHKPRRFMRVATSNSPTSVISQAAVETIINGLNPYISCLCNSENLKECEASVLKVARTWKDTKGDSGLHAYLSNPAIVNGFVDILSASLNREVLRTSIYVLSELIFSDDRVGEILTADSDFEILASLLINGLAEAAVLMYLLKPAISQLSPYNFLPSLIQIISNKTEDSNDLDLVVDPKDAAIALLEQVILGEDENNRISKAMDIISENGIPALLNCLNREDGRHSIVFILLQCINADRNCRNLIASRIELSPVLELFHAGDDNVRGICIEFLTELVQLSRTEYACFSRRTLSNQILQIIKDEGAFSTMHTLLVYLQMAPMEQQSSIAILLLQLDLLVEPRKMSIYREEAIEALIEALRKKDFPNSQITALDALSSLLGRLTMSGKSCTEVWLLKSAGYDKPYNALMKAEKQKFYDVELTETMEEEEKAAISWERRVAFVLCNHEKGMIFKALEECLKSNSIEIAKSCLVIATWLVHMLYSLPDTGVRDAARKCLLDQFINVLQSSKNLEEKILVTLALSAFTNDPGAAGELGVYAKCMYKTLRKLKRNSVVVNDILKTLMNLPSVNAADMWSCAEGPELNSSMNGEVLALLHVKGRVISSHSDGTIKVWDATKRVPRLIQEVREHTKAVTCLYIPSPGDKLYSGSLDKTIRVWAIKQEEIHCVQVHDVKEAVLELVANNSIACFAPQGTGVKIYNWSGVPKHINFNKTVKCLAMMGDKLYCGCTAFSIQEVDLQKHTSTVFYSGARKLLGKQIVQSLHVHDSLLFAGGSSVDGIAGKVFSLSTKAVTGSLTTGLDIQCITVNNDFIFTATRFGTIEVWLKERVTRVASIKMGSGGNAKITCLTSDRDGQMLFAGSSDGKIQAWVLD; the protein is encoded by the exons ATGGATCAGAATGATATTGTTAGATTCTTGCTCACCACAGTCGGAAGTTTTATCCAAGATCGGTTAATTGATAAAGAACAAAGAGACCAACAAAAGGAACAATGTGCTGAGAGATTAGAAGCCGAAGATGAAAAAACGGAAGTGCGGTACTCTGATCAAGCCGTGCTAGCTAATTTGGATTGGGGAATGGATGCCCTTGAAGAAGCTATAAATACTGAGAATGTGGAAACTAAGCTAGCACGACTAGACCATGCTGAGAAGATGTTGCAAGTATGTGCTATGTTGAATTCTAGTCAGAAAACTGCAGGTGTTCCTAATTTTTATTTGTCTGCCTGGGCACATCTTAACCTATCATACCTCTGGAAATTGCGAAATGATGTCCAAAATGCagttcatcatgttcttgagATGTTCTGTGTTGACCCTTTATTCTCTCGAATTGATTTTGCTCCTGATCTGTGGAAGAATTTATTCCTTCCACATATGAGCTCAATTGTCGGATGGTACTCAGAGGAGAGACAAAAGATTGTGATGGATGCAATTCCTGATTCAGCAGACATGTCTTTCACTGCTGATTTTGATCAATACTTCAATGAGTCTTTGATATTTTCAGTGAGGCCAGATCAAGCAGAGAAAATGCAGAATCTGGAGCAGGTTTATGGGCAAGCATTGGATGATAACACAAAGCTATATGCAAAATACTACAAGGACTGCATGAACTTTGATTCAGCCACTAGCAAAAAGTTGATGCCAATGATGCCTATTGCAGAGCCACCAATGACTCCGATGCATGAGGTGAGCCGGTCCATACCCGATCATGTGAAATTTGGTCCTGCCTTACCTAAGACTGCTGGCTTTAATCAAGCAACAAAGGCTAAAGATAGCTCAATAAATTTGAG ATTGAAATCGGCTTCTAACTCGTCAAGGGACCTAGAGGATTCTGCAAATTGGGATCCTGAA GAGGGAATACCTGAAGAAGAAGAATACGAATCCGACAATGAACCTTATGTATTTGTGGGGTCTGTAGATAAAGGTAACAATTTTTCGTCTAATATTGGCATGGAAGTAAATCCTAAAATTGGCTCCAAGTCGAGTAGTCAAAAACATTCTCCCGCTGTATTTACTCCTGCGGATTCCCCTAAAGCTCCTACCTCAAGGAACTCATCTCCAAAAGCTGATTCACATTCTAAGGATTCCTCATCCATGTTGCGGCTGTTGTCCACCCGTGCAATGGATGGCAAGGTTTTTGCATCTGGATCTTGTTCGCCACTTCATCAGGACACTAGCTCAGGAGATTCTGACAATGGAACGCCA GAACACCCGAAAAGCGTCAGGACAAACCACTCCAGGAGTGTTAGTTATGGGAAAGTGAACACCCAACTCCTAGAGAAAAG TTTCTCTAATGATTGCGAAGAAGGAAGTCAAAGCTACATTTCTCTCCCATCTTCTGAAAAAATGACTCCACATTCAAGAGTACCTAAAGATTTTGTGTGCCCCATCACTGGTCAAATTTTTTATGATCCGGTAACACTTGAAACAGGCCAGACATATGAAAGGAAAGCCATCCAAGAATGGACCAAAAGAGGAAACGTTACATGCCCCATCACTAGACAGCACATCTCTGCTAATCCATTGCCCAAAACGAACTATGTCCTAAAGAGGCTAATCACTTCTTGGAAAGAGCAGCATCCTGATCTTGCTCAGGAATTGTCATATTCTGAAACACCAAGAAGTTCTTTTAGTGCTCCTCCAAAAGACACTCCGTCGGTAACTACCCCATCCAGGACAATCACCCTACGCGATCAAAGGAGTAGAGATGATAGTAACAACCATAAACCAAGAAGATTCATGCGAGTTGCTACCTCAAACTCACCGACCAGTGTGATATCTCAAGCTGCTGTTGAAACCATTATAAATGGGTTGAATCCATATATTTCGTGTCTCTGCAATTCTGAAAATTTAAAGGAATGTGAGGCATCTGTTCTTAAAGTAGCTCGAACGTGGAAAGACACGAAGGGTGACTCTGGACTGCATGCTTATTTATCCAATCCAGCCATAGTTAATGGTTTTGTAGATATATTATCAGCTTCTTTGAACAGGGAAGTTTTACGAACATCAATTTACGTTCTTTCTGAGCTAATATTTTCCGATGATAGGGTCGGGGAGATTCTTACGGCAGATTCAGATTTTGAAATCCTAGCATCACTGCTTATAAATGGTTTGGCTGAGGCTGCTGTTCTAATGTACTTGCTAAAACCAGCAATCTCACAATTATCTCCTTATAACTTCCTGCCCTCCCTTATACAGATCATTTCAAATAAAACTGAAGATTCAAATGACCTTGATTTAGTGGTGGATCCTAAGGATGCAGCAATTGCATTACTTGAGCAGGTTATACTAGGAGAAGATGAAAATAACAGAATTTCGAAAGCTATGGACATCATATCTGAAAATGGAATTCCTGCATTGCTTAATTGCCTAAACAGGGAGGATGGACGGCATTCCATTGTATTCATACTATTGCAGTGTATTAATGCAGATAGAAATTGTAGGAACTTAATAGCGAGTAGAATTGAGCTGTCTCCTGTGCTTGAGTTATTTCATGCTGGAGACGATAACGTGAGAGGCATATGCATAGAATTTCTTACTGAGTTGGTTCAGTTGAGCAG GACTGAATATGCTTGTTTTTCCAGGAGAACACTTTCCAACCAAATATTGCAGATAATTAAAGATGAGGGAGCATTTAGCACCATGCACACTCTTCTTGTCTATCTACAAATGGCTCCAATGGAGCAGCAATCCTCCATCGCTATTCTTCTGCTTCAGCTTGATCTCTTG GTTGAACCTCGAAAGATGAGCATCTACAGAGAAGAGGCAATAGAGGCACTTATTGAAGCACTTCGTAAAAAAGACTTCCCCAATTCTCAAATTACAGCTCTTGATGCTTTATCATCTCTTTTAGGACGTCTAACCATGTCAGGAAAATCCTGCACGGAAGTCTGGTTACTGAAATCTGCAGGATATGACAAACCCTATAATGCTTTAATGAAAGCAGAGAAGCAGAAATTTTATGACGTTGAATTGACTGAAACAATG GAAGAGGAAGAGAAAGCTGCAATTTCCTGGGAGAGAAGGGTAGCTTTTGTACTCTGCAACCATGAGAAAGGCATGATTTTCAAAGCCCTGGAAGAATGCCTGAAGAGTAATTCCATTGAGATTGCAAAGTCGTGCCTTGTAATCGCCACATGGCTTGTCCACATGCTATATAGTCTTCCTGATACAGGAGTCAGAGATGCTGCTCGAAAGTGTCTACTTGACCAGTTCATAAATGTATTACAGTCATCAAAGAATCTTGAGGAGAAGATTTTGGTAACCCTTGCATTAAGTGCTTTCACCAATGATCCAG GTGCCGCTGGTGAACTTGGAGTGTATGCTAAATGCATGTATAAAACACTAAGAAAACTCAAGCGCAACTCTGTAGTGGTCAATGATATACTGAAAACCTTAATGAACTTGCCTTCGGTTAATGCA GCAGATATGTGGTCTTGTGCTGAAGGGCCTGAGTTGAATTCTAGCATGAACGGCGAGGTTCTGGCATTGCTTCACGTAAAAGGCCGCGTCATAAGCAGTCATTCTGATGGAACTATAAAG GTGTGGGATGCAACAAAGAGGGTTCCAAGGTTGATTCAGGAAGTGCGTGAACACACAAAGGCTGTGACATGCCTCTATATACCTTCTCCAGGTGACAAACTATATAGTGGCTCCCTGGACAAAACGATTCGG GTCTGGGCAATCAAACAAGAAGAAATTCACTGTGTTCAGGTCCATGATGTAAAGGAGGCAGTGCTTGAGTTAGTAGCAAATAACAGTATTGCATGCTTTGCCCCTCAAGGAACTGGAGTTAAG ATCTACAACTGGTCAGGTGTGCCAAAACATATCAACTTCAACAAAACCGTCAAATGCCTAGCCATGATGGGCGATAAACTCTATTGTGGTTGCACTGCTTTCAGTATCCAG GAGGTCGATTTACAAAAGCATACATCGACCGTATTCTACTCTGGTGCAAGAAAACTGCTGGGGAAACAAATTGTACAGTCTCTTCATGTTCATGACAGTCTTCTCTTTGCTGGAGGTTCTTCCGTTGATGGTATTGCAGGGAAG GtattttctttatcaacaaaggCAGTAACGGGATCACTGACAACTGGACTCGATATTCAGTGCATAACTGTAAACAATGATTTTATATTTACTGCCACAAGATTTGGAACAATCGAGGTGTGGTTAAAAGAAAGAGTTACAAGAGTTGCTTCAATCAAGATGGGCAGTGGGGGCAATGCAAAGATCACATGTTTGACATCAGACAGGGATGGACAAATGCTTTTTGCTGGCTCTTCTGATGGCAAAATTCAG GCTTGGGTGCTGGATTGA
- the LOC141713446 gene encoding putative E3 ubiquitin-protein ligase LIN-1 isoform X2, translated as MAGNYRFAMDQNDIVRFLLTTVGSFIQDRLIDKEQRDQQKEQCAERLEAEDEKTEVRYSDQAVLANLDWGMDALEEAINTENVETKLARLDHAEKMLQVCAMLNSSQKTAGVPNFYLSAWAHLNLSYLWKLRNDVQNAVHHVLEMFCVDPLFSRIDFAPDLWKNLFLPHMSSIVGWYSEERQKIVMDAIPDSADMSFTADFDQYFNESLIFSVRPDQAEKMQNLEQVYGQALDDNTKLYAKYYKDCMNFDSATSKKLMPMMPIAEPPMTPMHEVSRSIPDHVKFGPALPKTAGFNQATKAKDSSINLRLKSASNSSRDLEDSANWDPEEGIPEEEEYESDNEPYVFVGSVDKGNNFSSNIGMEVNPKIGSKSSSQKHSPAVFTPADSPKAPTSRNSSPKADSHSKDSSSMLRLLSTRAMDGKVFASGSCSPLHQDTSSGDSDNGTPEHPKSVRTNHSRSVSYGKVNTQLLEKSFSNDCEEGSQSYISLPSSEKMTPHSRVPKDFVCPITGQIFYDPVTLETGQTYERKAIQEWTKRGNVTCPITRQHISANPLPKTNYVLKRLITSWKEQHPDLAQELSYSETPRSSFSAPPKDTPSVTTPSRTITLRDQRSRDDSNNHKPRRFMRVATSNSPTSVISQAAVETIINGLNPYISCLCNSENLKECEASVLKVARTWKDTKGDSGLHAYLSNPAIVNGFVDILSASLNREVLRTSIYVLSELIFSDDRVGEILTADSDFEILASLLINGLAEAAVLMYLLKPAISQLSPYNFLPSLIQIISNKTEDSNDLDLVVDPKDAAIALLEQVILGEDENNRISKAMDIISENGIPALLNCLNREDGRHSIVFILLQCINADRNCRNLIASRIELSPVLELFHAGDDNVRGICIEFLTELVQLSRRTLSNQILQIIKDEGAFSTMHTLLVYLQMAPMEQQSSIAILLLQLDLLVEPRKMSIYREEAIEALIEALRKKDFPNSQITALDALSSLLGRLTMSGKSCTEVWLLKSAGYDKPYNALMKAEKQKFYDVELTETMEEEEKAAISWERRVAFVLCNHEKGMIFKALEECLKSNSIEIAKSCLVIATWLVHMLYSLPDTGVRDAARKCLLDQFINVLQSSKNLEEKILVTLALSAFTNDPGAAGELGVYAKCMYKTLRKLKRNSVVVNDILKTLMNLPSVNAADMWSCAEGPELNSSMNGEVLALLHVKGRVISSHSDGTIKVWDATKRVPRLIQEVREHTKAVTCLYIPSPGDKLYSGSLDKTIRVWAIKQEEIHCVQVHDVKEAVLELVANNSIACFAPQGTGVKIYNWSGVPKHINFNKTVKCLAMMGDKLYCGCTAFSIQEVDLQKHTSTVFYSGARKLLGKQIVQSLHVHDSLLFAGGSSVDGIAGKVFSLSTKAVTGSLTTGLDIQCITVNNDFIFTATRFGTIEVWLKERVTRVASIKMGSGGNAKITCLTSDRDGQMLFAGSSDGKIQAWVLD; from the exons ATGGCGGGAAACTATAGGTTTGCTATGGATCAGAATGATATTGTTAGATTCTTGCTCACCACAGTCGGAAGTTTTATCCAAGATCGGTTAATTGATAAAGAACAAAGAGACCAACAAAAGGAACAATGTGCTGAGAGATTAGAAGCCGAAGATGAAAAAACGGAAGTGCGGTACTCTGATCAAGCCGTGCTAGCTAATTTGGATTGGGGAATGGATGCCCTTGAAGAAGCTATAAATACTGAGAATGTGGAAACTAAGCTAGCACGACTAGACCATGCTGAGAAGATGTTGCAAGTATGTGCTATGTTGAATTCTAGTCAGAAAACTGCAGGTGTTCCTAATTTTTATTTGTCTGCCTGGGCACATCTTAACCTATCATACCTCTGGAAATTGCGAAATGATGTCCAAAATGCagttcatcatgttcttgagATGTTCTGTGTTGACCCTTTATTCTCTCGAATTGATTTTGCTCCTGATCTGTGGAAGAATTTATTCCTTCCACATATGAGCTCAATTGTCGGATGGTACTCAGAGGAGAGACAAAAGATTGTGATGGATGCAATTCCTGATTCAGCAGACATGTCTTTCACTGCTGATTTTGATCAATACTTCAATGAGTCTTTGATATTTTCAGTGAGGCCAGATCAAGCAGAGAAAATGCAGAATCTGGAGCAGGTTTATGGGCAAGCATTGGATGATAACACAAAGCTATATGCAAAATACTACAAGGACTGCATGAACTTTGATTCAGCCACTAGCAAAAAGTTGATGCCAATGATGCCTATTGCAGAGCCACCAATGACTCCGATGCATGAGGTGAGCCGGTCCATACCCGATCATGTGAAATTTGGTCCTGCCTTACCTAAGACTGCTGGCTTTAATCAAGCAACAAAGGCTAAAGATAGCTCAATAAATTTGAG ATTGAAATCGGCTTCTAACTCGTCAAGGGACCTAGAGGATTCTGCAAATTGGGATCCTGAA GAGGGAATACCTGAAGAAGAAGAATACGAATCCGACAATGAACCTTATGTATTTGTGGGGTCTGTAGATAAAGGTAACAATTTTTCGTCTAATATTGGCATGGAAGTAAATCCTAAAATTGGCTCCAAGTCGAGTAGTCAAAAACATTCTCCCGCTGTATTTACTCCTGCGGATTCCCCTAAAGCTCCTACCTCAAGGAACTCATCTCCAAAAGCTGATTCACATTCTAAGGATTCCTCATCCATGTTGCGGCTGTTGTCCACCCGTGCAATGGATGGCAAGGTTTTTGCATCTGGATCTTGTTCGCCACTTCATCAGGACACTAGCTCAGGAGATTCTGACAATGGAACGCCA GAACACCCGAAAAGCGTCAGGACAAACCACTCCAGGAGTGTTAGTTATGGGAAAGTGAACACCCAACTCCTAGAGAAAAG TTTCTCTAATGATTGCGAAGAAGGAAGTCAAAGCTACATTTCTCTCCCATCTTCTGAAAAAATGACTCCACATTCAAGAGTACCTAAAGATTTTGTGTGCCCCATCACTGGTCAAATTTTTTATGATCCGGTAACACTTGAAACAGGCCAGACATATGAAAGGAAAGCCATCCAAGAATGGACCAAAAGAGGAAACGTTACATGCCCCATCACTAGACAGCACATCTCTGCTAATCCATTGCCCAAAACGAACTATGTCCTAAAGAGGCTAATCACTTCTTGGAAAGAGCAGCATCCTGATCTTGCTCAGGAATTGTCATATTCTGAAACACCAAGAAGTTCTTTTAGTGCTCCTCCAAAAGACACTCCGTCGGTAACTACCCCATCCAGGACAATCACCCTACGCGATCAAAGGAGTAGAGATGATAGTAACAACCATAAACCAAGAAGATTCATGCGAGTTGCTACCTCAAACTCACCGACCAGTGTGATATCTCAAGCTGCTGTTGAAACCATTATAAATGGGTTGAATCCATATATTTCGTGTCTCTGCAATTCTGAAAATTTAAAGGAATGTGAGGCATCTGTTCTTAAAGTAGCTCGAACGTGGAAAGACACGAAGGGTGACTCTGGACTGCATGCTTATTTATCCAATCCAGCCATAGTTAATGGTTTTGTAGATATATTATCAGCTTCTTTGAACAGGGAAGTTTTACGAACATCAATTTACGTTCTTTCTGAGCTAATATTTTCCGATGATAGGGTCGGGGAGATTCTTACGGCAGATTCAGATTTTGAAATCCTAGCATCACTGCTTATAAATGGTTTGGCTGAGGCTGCTGTTCTAATGTACTTGCTAAAACCAGCAATCTCACAATTATCTCCTTATAACTTCCTGCCCTCCCTTATACAGATCATTTCAAATAAAACTGAAGATTCAAATGACCTTGATTTAGTGGTGGATCCTAAGGATGCAGCAATTGCATTACTTGAGCAGGTTATACTAGGAGAAGATGAAAATAACAGAATTTCGAAAGCTATGGACATCATATCTGAAAATGGAATTCCTGCATTGCTTAATTGCCTAAACAGGGAGGATGGACGGCATTCCATTGTATTCATACTATTGCAGTGTATTAATGCAGATAGAAATTGTAGGAACTTAATAGCGAGTAGAATTGAGCTGTCTCCTGTGCTTGAGTTATTTCATGCTGGAGACGATAACGTGAGAGGCATATGCATAGAATTTCTTACTGAGTTGGTTCAGTTGAGCAG GAGAACACTTTCCAACCAAATATTGCAGATAATTAAAGATGAGGGAGCATTTAGCACCATGCACACTCTTCTTGTCTATCTACAAATGGCTCCAATGGAGCAGCAATCCTCCATCGCTATTCTTCTGCTTCAGCTTGATCTCTTG GTTGAACCTCGAAAGATGAGCATCTACAGAGAAGAGGCAATAGAGGCACTTATTGAAGCACTTCGTAAAAAAGACTTCCCCAATTCTCAAATTACAGCTCTTGATGCTTTATCATCTCTTTTAGGACGTCTAACCATGTCAGGAAAATCCTGCACGGAAGTCTGGTTACTGAAATCTGCAGGATATGACAAACCCTATAATGCTTTAATGAAAGCAGAGAAGCAGAAATTTTATGACGTTGAATTGACTGAAACAATG GAAGAGGAAGAGAAAGCTGCAATTTCCTGGGAGAGAAGGGTAGCTTTTGTACTCTGCAACCATGAGAAAGGCATGATTTTCAAAGCCCTGGAAGAATGCCTGAAGAGTAATTCCATTGAGATTGCAAAGTCGTGCCTTGTAATCGCCACATGGCTTGTCCACATGCTATATAGTCTTCCTGATACAGGAGTCAGAGATGCTGCTCGAAAGTGTCTACTTGACCAGTTCATAAATGTATTACAGTCATCAAAGAATCTTGAGGAGAAGATTTTGGTAACCCTTGCATTAAGTGCTTTCACCAATGATCCAG GTGCCGCTGGTGAACTTGGAGTGTATGCTAAATGCATGTATAAAACACTAAGAAAACTCAAGCGCAACTCTGTAGTGGTCAATGATATACTGAAAACCTTAATGAACTTGCCTTCGGTTAATGCA GCAGATATGTGGTCTTGTGCTGAAGGGCCTGAGTTGAATTCTAGCATGAACGGCGAGGTTCTGGCATTGCTTCACGTAAAAGGCCGCGTCATAAGCAGTCATTCTGATGGAACTATAAAG GTGTGGGATGCAACAAAGAGGGTTCCAAGGTTGATTCAGGAAGTGCGTGAACACACAAAGGCTGTGACATGCCTCTATATACCTTCTCCAGGTGACAAACTATATAGTGGCTCCCTGGACAAAACGATTCGG GTCTGGGCAATCAAACAAGAAGAAATTCACTGTGTTCAGGTCCATGATGTAAAGGAGGCAGTGCTTGAGTTAGTAGCAAATAACAGTATTGCATGCTTTGCCCCTCAAGGAACTGGAGTTAAG ATCTACAACTGGTCAGGTGTGCCAAAACATATCAACTTCAACAAAACCGTCAAATGCCTAGCCATGATGGGCGATAAACTCTATTGTGGTTGCACTGCTTTCAGTATCCAG GAGGTCGATTTACAAAAGCATACATCGACCGTATTCTACTCTGGTGCAAGAAAACTGCTGGGGAAACAAATTGTACAGTCTCTTCATGTTCATGACAGTCTTCTCTTTGCTGGAGGTTCTTCCGTTGATGGTATTGCAGGGAAG GtattttctttatcaacaaaggCAGTAACGGGATCACTGACAACTGGACTCGATATTCAGTGCATAACTGTAAACAATGATTTTATATTTACTGCCACAAGATTTGGAACAATCGAGGTGTGGTTAAAAGAAAGAGTTACAAGAGTTGCTTCAATCAAGATGGGCAGTGGGGGCAATGCAAAGATCACATGTTTGACATCAGACAGGGATGGACAAATGCTTTTTGCTGGCTCTTCTGATGGCAAAATTCAG GCTTGGGTGCTGGATTGA